A region of Drosophila suzukii chromosome 2L, CBGP_Dsuzu_IsoJpt1.0, whole genome shotgun sequence DNA encodes the following proteins:
- the LOC108012822 gene encoding uncharacterized protein isoform X1 — protein sequence MWKWNYLLLLVFLMPRSHSKENSTTLFDATEDLFFKIGMYQNSLYNPNQTCPNRSPQLVKEAYDTYTNASNLLEAILEQYLFLRKTYKNVCTIKTGTNIKGS from the exons ATGTGGAAATGGAACTATTTACTATTATTGGTTTTCTTGATGCCACGTAGCCATTCCAAAGAAAACAGT ACTACGCTGTTTGATGCAACCGAGGAtctttttttcaaaattgggATGTATCAGAACTCGCTGTACAATCCAAATCAAACTTGCCCGAATAG AAGTCCCCAATTGGTTAAAG AAGCATACGATACC TATACTAATGCCAGTAACTTACTAGAAGCAATTCTGGAACAATACTTGTTTCTGAGGAAAACGTATAAAAATGTCTGTACAATAAAAACAGGGACTAATATAAAGGGATCTTGA
- the LOC108012822 gene encoding uncharacterized protein isoform X2: MWKWNYLLLLVFLMPRSHSKENSTTLFDATEDLFFKIGMYQNSLYNPNQTCPNSPQLVKEAYDTYTNASNLLEAILEQYLFLRKTYKNVCTIKTGTNIKGS; this comes from the exons ATGTGGAAATGGAACTATTTACTATTATTGGTTTTCTTGATGCCACGTAGCCATTCCAAAGAAAACAGT ACTACGCTGTTTGATGCAACCGAGGAtctttttttcaaaattgggATGTATCAGAACTCGCTGTACAATCCAAATCAAACTTGCCCGAATAG TCCCCAATTGGTTAAAG AAGCATACGATACC TATACTAATGCCAGTAACTTACTAGAAGCAATTCTGGAACAATACTTGTTTCTGAGGAAAACGTATAAAAATGTCTGTACAATAAAAACAGGGACTAATATAAAGGGATCTTGA
- the LOC118877247 gene encoding uncharacterized protein encodes MRECSSRSNTRLLSVVIVIDQRLRIDTCRYLIEILSRRITGD; translated from the coding sequence ATGAGAGAGTGCTCATCGCGCAGCAATACGCGTCTGCTTAGTGTGGTAATCGTAATCGATCAACGTCTCAGAATCGACACTTGTCGATATTTAATCGAGATCCTTTCTCGCCGCATCACAGGCGATTAA
- the PRL-1 gene encoding PRL-1 phosphatase isoform X1 has translation MSITMRQKDLRPAPALIEYKGMKFLITDRPSDITINHYITELKKNNVNTVVRVCEPSYNTDELETQGITVKDLAFEDGTFPPQQVVDEWFEVLKDNFRKSTSATLSYYKHKRFSLRHIPKTVPPTTATATAIRTSATRASLSAASGRATDTIPLTANDNLHDNGEAATAIYNNTAFVDNETCRYQQNPEACVAVHCVAGLGRAPVLVALALIELGLKYEAAVEMIRDKRRGAINAKQLSFLEKYKPKARLKHKNGHKNSCCVQ, from the exons ATGAGCATCACCATGCGTCAAAAAGATCTGCGCCCAGCCCCCGCTCTAATTGAGTACAAGGGCATGAAGTTCCTAATCACCGATCGACCATCAGACATAACAATTAACCATTACATTACG GAGCTGAAAAAGAACAATGTCAACACTGTGGTGCGCGTATGTGAGCCCAGTTATAATACCGACGAGCTCGAGACACAAGGCATTACCGTCAAGGACCTGGCCTTTGAGGACGGCACCTTCCCGCCTCAACAAGTCGTTGACGAGTGGTTTGAGGTCTTAAAGGATAA TTTTAGAAAGTCCACAAGCGCCACACTATCCTactacaaacataagcgattCTCGCTCAGACACATACCAAAAACAGTTCCACcaacaacagcaactgcaactgcaataAGAACTTCAGCAACCAGAGCCAGTCTATCCGCAGCATCAGGTCGGGCCACAGATACAATTCCCCTAACAGCCAATGATAATCTCCATGATAATGGCGAGGCAGCAACGGCAATTTATAATAATACTGCATTTGTTGATAATGAAACTTGTCG ATATCAACAAAATCCCGAAGCTTGCGTCGCGGTTCATTGTGTAGCTGGTCTGGGACGGGCTCCTGTTCTGGTTGCCTTGGCACTGATTGAATTGGGCTTAAAATACGAGGCAGCTGTGGAAATGATTAGAGA TAAACGACGTGGGGCCATCAATGCCAAGCAGCTATCCTTTTTGGAGAAATACAAGCCAAAGGCGCGACTAAAGCACAAAAATGGCCATAAGAATTCATGTTGTGTGCAATAG
- the Ca-Ma2d gene encoding voltage-dependent calcium channel subunit alpha-2/delta-3 → MFGLCEKLMTHFAVILTAFFLSQPLLLLLICGPHGGTSPSTSAHWAAEASAADEAVGKWATQFGDELFALAQKITKSQEIKEKYKEYNARVELKNGTELIKSITKNVGRMLARKMDAVRCIQERAEYVNENFEFNLTYALQNFTYISSKYSKFNGNSSEKLQPNEQDYEWMYRDMELNPDTHFYNTPVDTEHSSVHVPSNIWDRSKRVLKTIMWSEQLDEVFRQNYQSDPALSWQYFGSDTGILRHYPAAQWTDTKPNPDDADTYDCRKRSWYIETATCSKDIVILLDRSGSMTGFRHHIAKFTIRSILETFSNNDFFTILQYSNEVNDIIPCFRGALVQATPENIEVFNQHIESLPLPEGYANLTLAYDAAFQLLQKYYDSRHCSTNSTCNQAIMLVTDGVAGNTTEVFQKYNWGNGENGTSRMNTRIFTYLLGKEVTKVREIQWMACLNRGYYSHVQTLDEVHEEVLKYVDVIATPLVLQNEQHPPTWTHAFTDKTYDPKTSDERRPRLMISVGVPAFDRFYRHANSTNPRARLLGVAGTDVPVEDIDKLTLPYKLGVNGYSFVVSNNGYVLLHPDLRPIGTNGKMNPNYNSIDFTEVEHLFEDQSPREPGESILNIRNAMVRHQSNEFKSISVKFHYDKMRRVSEEKQDYFFAPLPNTPFTLGIVMPSEYGKTWIKVGEEVDKNKHMKINISDFFMGDNWKVHPDWVYCKYHYLEGHEFKTPEDELREFLGKMMNDWKWPEQYAEDESDWDDKDELNCGRKTLGDDAYYCNKELVNLLIFDAKVTNSSYGVWRFESNEERQLIERFGADLRFVATMSGLTRWQFIFGEVEVDTDREFGDYHTTAIDETWYKSAILQHHEDRAESFVYSVKHYDDDMEDSEVKITASHAIFPRDGGKEAPACVVGFQFSHARMWERFFNITAVDHCNHCQSICTDDEVDCVVIDNNAYVVIGQNINTTGKFFGEFHGDVMSAMVEKGIFLSIEVYDYQEQCKEEPKAGSDGHSLLHPLRLLSFGWKWLVGRLFFQYQRIQWWAEGAPFMEYTDEIEDEYVAVGDGGKASAAKPKDDSDDENAMFDEPEPDPIYKACDMRSTLYALQPAALAGINDVVEAPSTRPFWVKKIPNSNLVLVVVNVLMPSRSVRLTTEPQRMEYDNEFPCYKLNMSFYERRRIEECYTEHEDEELYTYCGNASRLGLTLQLLPLTIILMFYLTHSFMR, encoded by the exons ATGTTTGGTTTATGCGAAAAGTTGATGACACATTTCGCTGTCATTTTGACCGCATTTTTCCTCTCCCagccgctgttgttgttgctgatTTGCGGTCCGCATGGCGGCACCTCCCCCTCGACCTCCGCCCACTGGGCGGCGGAGGCCTCGGCGGCGGATGAAGC CGTCGGCAAGTGGGCCACACAGTTTGGCGACGAGCTGTTCGCACTGGCGCAGAAGATCACCAAGTCGCAGGAGATCAAGGAAAAGTACAAGGAGTACAATGCCCGCGTGGAGCTGAAGAACGGCACCGAGCTGATCAAGTCGATCACGAAAAATGTGGGCAGGATGCTGGCCAGAAAGATGGATGCGGTGCGCTGCATCCAGGAGCGGGCCGAATACGTTAACGAGAACTTTGAGTTCAATCTCACCTATGCGCTGCAGAATTTCACCTATATATCTAGCAAATATTCGAAGTTCAATGGTAATAGTTCCGAGAAACTGCAACCGAATGAGCAGGACTACGAGTGGATGTATCGGGATATGGAATTGAATCCGGACACACACTTCTACAATACGCCGGTGGACACGGAGCACAGTTCGGTGCATGTGCCCTCGAACATTTGGGATCGTTCGAAACGGGTGCTAAAGACCATTATGTGGTCCGAGCAGCTGGATGAGGTCTTCCGGCAGAATTACCAATCCGATCCGGCCTTATCATGGCAATACTTCGGCTCCGATACGGGAATTCTGCGACACTATCCGGCTGCCCAATGGACGGATACCAAACCAAATCCCGATGATGCTGATACTTACGATTGTCGGAAGAGATCCTGGTATATTGAAACGGCCACCTGCTCAAAGGATATTGTTATCCTGCTGGATCGTTCGGGCTCGATGACTGGTTTCCGGCATCACATAGCCAAGTTCACTATTCGCAGTATCTTGGAAACCTTTTCCAACAATGATTTCTTCACTATTTTGCAATATTCCAATGAGGTGAATGACATTATACCCTGTTTCAGGGGAGCCCTCGTCCAGGCCACACCCGAAAATATCGAGGTCTTTAACCAGCACATAGAAAGTCTACCTCTTCCCGAGGGTTATGCTAATCTCACTTTGGCCTATGATGCAGCCTTCCAGCTGCTGCAAAAGTACTATGACAGTCGTCACTGTAGCACCAATTCCACCTGCAACCAGGCTATAATGCTGGTAACCGACGGAGTAGCGGGAAATACCACCGAAGTCTTTCAGAAGTACAACTGGGGAAACGGCGAGAACGGCACCTCGCGGATGAACACTAGGATTTTTACGTATCTGCTGGGCAAGGAGGTTACCAAGGTGCGCGAGATCCAGTGGATGGCCTGTCTGAATCGGGGATACTACTCGCATGTCCAAACTTTGGACGAGGTCCACGAGGAAGTGCTGAAGTACGTTGATGTCATTGCCACGCCCCTAGTGCTGCAGAATGAACAGCATCCGCCCACCTGGACGCACGCCTTCACCGACAAGACG TACGATCCAAAAACCTCGGATGAGCGACGACCTCGATTAATGATTTCTGTGGGGGTGCCCGCATTCGATCGCTTTTATCGCCACGCCAACAGCACCAATCCGAGGGCACGTTTGTTGGGAGTCGCTGGAACAGACGTGCCCGTGGAAGATATAGACAAGCTGACACTACCCTACAAG CTGGGTGTTAATGGCTACTCCTTTGTGGTGTCCAACAATGGATATGTTCTGCTGCATCCCGATCTGCGTCCCATTGGG ACCAACGGCAAAATGAATCCGAACTACAACAGCATCGACTTCACCGAGGTGGAGCATCTCTTCGAGGACCAAAGTCCTCGTGAGCCAGGCGAATCCATTCTAAATATTCGCAATGCCATGGTGCGACACCAAAGCAATGAGTTCAAGAGTATATCCGTGAAGTTCCACTACGATAAGATGCGCCGCGTTTCCGAGGAGAAACAGGACTACTTCTTTGCCCCCTTGCCAAACACTCCCTTCACCTTGGGCATCGTTATGCCCAGCGAATATGGCAAAACTTGGATTAAGGTGGGCGAGGAGGTGGACAAGAACAAGCACATGAAGATAAATATTTCGGATTTCTTTATGGGCGACAATTGGAAGGTTCATCCCGATTG GGTTTACTGCAAGTATCATTATCTGGAGGGTCATGAGTTCAAAACACCTGAGGATGAGTTACGTGAGTTTCTGGGCAAGATGATGAACGACTGGAAGTGGCCAGAGCAATATGCCGAGGATGAATCTGATTGGGATGACAAAGATGAAC TAAACTGTGGCCGCAAAACCCTGGGTGATGATGCCTACTATTGCAACAAGGAGCTGGTTAACCTGCTCATCTTCGACGCCAAGGTGACAAACTCCAGTTATGGCGTTTGGCGATTTGAGAGCAACGAGGAGCGTCAGTTGATAGAGCGATTCGGTGCTGATCTGCGTTTTGTGGCCACCATGAGTGGCCTGACCCGCTGGCAGTTCATTTTCGGGGAGGTTGAGGTGGACACGGATCGGGAATTCGGCGACTACCACACCACGGCCATCGACGAGACCTGGTACAAGAGTGCCATCCTGCAGCACCACGAAGACCGAGCGGAGAGCTTCGTCTACTCGGTGAAGCACTACGACGATGACATGGAGGATAGCGAGGTCAAGATCACCGCCTCGCACGCCATCTTTCCAAGGGACGGCGGCAAGGAGGCTCCGGCCTGCGTGGTTGGCTTTCAGTTTTCCCACGCTCGCATGTGGGAGCGCTTCTTCAATATCACCGCTGTGGATCAT TGCAACCATTGCCAGTCCATCTGCACGGATGACGAAGTGGATTGTGTGGTGATTGACAATAATGCATACGTAGTGATTGGACAGAATATCAACACCACTGGCAAGTTCTTTGGGGAGTTCCATGGCGATGTGATGTCTGCGATGGTGGAAAAGGGCATCTTTCTGAGCATCGAGGTCTATGACTACCAGGAACAGTGCAAGGAGGAGCCAAAGGCGGGTAGCGATGGCCACAGCCTGTTGCAT CCCCTTCGACTATTAAGTTTTGGCTGGAAGTGGTTGGTGGGCCGACTTTTCTTTCAGTACCAGAGGATTCAGTGGTGGGCTGAAGGAGCACCAT TTATGGAGTATACGGATGAGATCGAAGACGAGTATGTGGCCGTTGGCGATGGTGGAAAAGCCTCGGCTGCCAAGCCGAAAGACGATAGCGACGATGAGAACGCCATGTTCGATGAACCCGAACCGGATCCCATCTATAAGGCCTGTGACATGCGATCCACTCTGTACGCCCTGCAGCCCGCTGCCCTGGCGGGCATCAATGACGTCGTGGAGGCGCCCTCAACAAGACCTTTTTGGGTCAAGAAGATACCCAACTCGAATCTGGTCCTTGTGGTGGTCAATGTCCTGATGCCATCGCGAAGCGTTCGCCTGACCACCGAGCCGCAAAGGATGGAATACGATAACGAGTTTCCCTGCTATAAGCTCAACATGAGCTTCTACGAACGGCGACGCATCGAAGAGTGCTACACGGAGCACGAGGAT GAGGAACTGTACACCTATTGCGGCAATGCCTCGCGGCTGGGTTTAACTCTTCAGCTGCTGCCGCTGACCataattttaatgttttaCCTGACGCACAGCTTTATGCGTTAG
- the PRL-1 gene encoding PRL-1 phosphatase isoform X2, with protein sequence MSITMRQKDLRPAPALIEYKGMKFLITDRPSDITINHYITELKKNNVNTVVRVCEPSYNTDELETQGITVKDLAFEDGTFPPQQVVDEWFEVLKDKYQQNPEACVAVHCVAGLGRAPVLVALALIELGLKYEAAVEMIRDKRRGAINAKQLSFLEKYKPKARLKHKNGHKNSCCVQ encoded by the exons ATGAGCATCACCATGCGTCAAAAAGATCTGCGCCCAGCCCCCGCTCTAATTGAGTACAAGGGCATGAAGTTCCTAATCACCGATCGACCATCAGACATAACAATTAACCATTACATTACG GAGCTGAAAAAGAACAATGTCAACACTGTGGTGCGCGTATGTGAGCCCAGTTATAATACCGACGAGCTCGAGACACAAGGCATTACCGTCAAGGACCTGGCCTTTGAGGACGGCACCTTCCCGCCTCAACAAGTCGTTGACGAGTGGTTTGAGGTCTTAAAGGATAA ATATCAACAAAATCCCGAAGCTTGCGTCGCGGTTCATTGTGTAGCTGGTCTGGGACGGGCTCCTGTTCTGGTTGCCTTGGCACTGATTGAATTGGGCTTAAAATACGAGGCAGCTGTGGAAATGATTAGAGA TAAACGACGTGGGGCCATCAATGCCAAGCAGCTATCCTTTTTGGAGAAATACAAGCCAAAGGCGCGACTAAAGCACAAAAATGGCCATAAGAATTCATGTTGTGTGCAATAG